One segment of Polyodon spathula isolate WHYD16114869_AA chromosome 20, ASM1765450v1, whole genome shotgun sequence DNA contains the following:
- the LOC121295818 gene encoding CD276 antigen-like, whose protein sequence is MTSSCYRAWLIAGLCSSCLSPLAVASNNLFSVNCTAESTGRISEVTELRCILQSQSKNLTIENILWKKVGSHSNLLSSTPRFQLKKEWNNIDRDVSLLVKDTQITDEGIYKCVVSSDGGNGDAQITLKVKADYSKPTVHLTPEQTLQEGEEVILRCSSGEGYPEAQIHWFDHNGCDLSGRAQFSFTQAPNKRFTLTSELTITLNSSSLPHRCSVINQQGEAETNRELNFTLGPKALADENRPRRSVLWIPCVLFLVFFIGFVLRKIYKNQKASNVNDMI, encoded by the exons ATGACATCATCATGTTACAGGGCCTGGCTCATTGCAGGGCTGTGTTCATCGTGCTTGTCTCCCCTGGCAGTGGCTAGTAACA ACTTGTTCTCTGTGAACTGCACTGCTGAAAGCACTGGGCGAATCAGTGAGGTGACTGAGCTGCGATGCATTCTACAATCTCAAAGCAAGAATCTGACCATTGAAAATATTCTGTGGAAAAAAGTGGGATCACACAGCAACCTACTGAGTTCAACTCCGAGGTTCCAACTTAAAAAGGAATGGAATAATATTGATAGAGATGTGTCCCTGCTGGTGAAAGACACCCAAATCACAGACGAGGGGATCTACAAATGTGTTGTGTCTTCCGATGGGGGGAATGGGGATGCACAGATCACTCTGAAAGTAAAGG CTGACTATAGCAAACCCACAGTGCACCTCACTCCTGAACAAACCCTgcaggaaggtgaggaggtgatCTTGAGGTGCAGCTCTGGAGAGGGGTACCCTGAGGCACAGATTCACTGGTTTGATCACAATGGCTGTGACTTAAGTGGTAGAGCCCAATTCAGCTTTACACAGGCACCAAACAAACGCTTCACCTTGACCAGCGAGTTAACCATCACTCTGAACTCCAGCTCCCTGCCCCACAGATGCTCTGTGATCAACCAGCAAGGAGAGGCTGAGACAAACAGAGAGCTGAACTTCACATTGG GTCCTAAAGCACTGGCAGATGAAAATAGACCAAGACGGAGCGTTCTGTGGATCCCCTGTGTGCTCTTCCTGGTTTTCTTCATAGGTTTTGTTCTACGAAAAATCTACAAAAATCAGAAAGCCAGCAATGTCAATGACATGATATGA
- the LOC121295168 gene encoding uncharacterized protein LOC121295168 isoform X1 produces the protein MEACLRLCFLGFLILSVRGGSQSDEEPLVLQSPEFVYAFKGHSAQIKCSISEASKIDGLYLKRRFAQPQDVLYLSLATMKINTEEYKSRLTHHGECCSFAFNITQLQLNDSDGYYCVWGGLDIATGMLMSYESNGTLIVVKEPRVSCPPDSARSKLNFFLIFVVMSAGAIVVSVVMCVLLWHCTGNKKRYQLNKIPQARLEANSRAPASQPLQVLRPSSKPPGLQPAAPGTETLKQTLRAPASQPLQVLRPSSKPQGSSQPASPGTETLKQTPRAPASRSRY, from the exons ATGGAGGCTTGTCTGAGACTGTGCTTCTTAGGATTTCTCATTTTATCAGTGAGAGGTGGATCACAAAGCG ATGAAGAGCCCTTGGTCTTGCAGTCTCCTGAGTTCGTCTATGCCTTCAAGGGACACTCAGCCCAGATTAAGTGCTCCATCTCTGAGGCGAGTAAAATTGATGGGCTGTATCTCAAGAGGCGTTTTGCTCAGCCCCAGGACGTGCTGTACCTCTCCTTAGCCACAATGAAGATCAATACTGAGGAGTACAAGAGTCGCTTAACACACCACGGAGAGTGCTGCAGCTTTGCCTTCAACATCACCCAGCTGCAGCTCAATGACAGCGACGGCTATTACTGTGTATGGGGCGGCTTGGACATAGCAACGGGCATGCTTATGAGCTATGAAAGTAACGGGACACTCATTGTAGTGAAAG AGCCTCGTGTCTCGTGCCCACCAGACTCTGCAAGATCGAAGCTGAACTTTTTCCTGATCTTTGTTGTGATGTCAGCCGGTGCCATCGTGGTGTCTGTGGTcatgtgtgtgctgctgtggcACTGCACAGGG AACAAGAAAAGGTACCAGCTAAATAAAATACCCCAAGCAAGGCTCGAAGCAAACTCCAGGGCTCCAGCCAGCCAGCCTCTCCAG GTACTGAGACCCTCAAGCAAACCCCCAGGGCTCCAGCCAGCCGCTCCAGGTACTGAGACCCTCAAGCAAACCCTCAGGGCTCCAGCCAGCCAGCCGCTCCAGGTACTGAGACCCTCAAGCAAACCCCAGGGCTCCAGCCAGCCAGCCTCTCCAGGTACTGAGACCCTCAAGCAAACCCCCAGGGCTCCAGCCAGCCGCTCCAGGTACTGA
- the LOC121295168 gene encoding T-cell antigen CD7-like isoform X3 — MEACLRLCFLGFLILSVRGGSQSDEEPLVLQSPEFVYAFKGHSAQIKCSISEASKIDGLYLKRRFAQPQDVLYLSLATMKINTEEYKSRLTHHGECCSFAFNITQLQLNDSDGYYCVWGGLDIATGMLMSYESNGTLIVVKEPRVSCPPDSARSKLNFFLIFVVMSAGAIVVSVVMCVLLWHCTGNKKRYQLNKIPQARLEANSRAPASQPLQVLRPSSKLSGLQPAASGTETLKQTPRAPASRSRY; from the exons ATGGAGGCTTGTCTGAGACTGTGCTTCTTAGGATTTCTCATTTTATCAGTGAGAGGTGGATCACAAAGCG ATGAAGAGCCCTTGGTCTTGCAGTCTCCTGAGTTCGTCTATGCCTTCAAGGGACACTCAGCCCAGATTAAGTGCTCCATCTCTGAGGCGAGTAAAATTGATGGGCTGTATCTCAAGAGGCGTTTTGCTCAGCCCCAGGACGTGCTGTACCTCTCCTTAGCCACAATGAAGATCAATACTGAGGAGTACAAGAGTCGCTTAACACACCACGGAGAGTGCTGCAGCTTTGCCTTCAACATCACCCAGCTGCAGCTCAATGACAGCGACGGCTATTACTGTGTATGGGGCGGCTTGGACATAGCAACGGGCATGCTTATGAGCTATGAAAGTAACGGGACACTCATTGTAGTGAAAG AGCCTCGTGTCTCGTGCCCACCAGACTCTGCAAGATCGAAGCTGAACTTTTTCCTGATCTTTGTTGTGATGTCAGCCGGTGCCATCGTGGTGTCTGTGGTcatgtgtgtgctgctgtggcACTGCACAGGG AACAAGAAAAGGTACCAGCTAAATAAAATACCCCAAGCAAGGCTCGAAGCAAACTCCAGGGCTCCAGCCAGCCAGCCTCTCCAGGTACTGAGACCCTCAAGCAAACTCTCAGGGCTTCAGCCAGCCGCTTCAGGTACTGAGACCCTCAAGCAAACCCCCAGGGCTCCAGCCAGCCGCTCCAGGTACTGA
- the LOC121295168 gene encoding uncharacterized protein LOC121295168 isoform X2, which translates to MQICLDEEPLVLQSPEFVYAFKGHSAQIKCSISEASKIDGLYLKRRFAQPQDVLYLSLATMKINTEEYKSRLTHHGECCSFAFNITQLQLNDSDGYYCVWGGLDIATGMLMSYESNGTLIVVKEPRVSCPPDSARSKLNFFLIFVVMSAGAIVVSVVMCVLLWHCTGNKKRYQLNKIPQARLEANSRAPASQPLQVLRPSSKPPGLQPAAPGTETLKQTLRAPASQPLQVLRPSSKPQGSSQPASPGTETLKQTPRAPASRSRY; encoded by the exons ATGCAAATCTGTTTGG ATGAAGAGCCCTTGGTCTTGCAGTCTCCTGAGTTCGTCTATGCCTTCAAGGGACACTCAGCCCAGATTAAGTGCTCCATCTCTGAGGCGAGTAAAATTGATGGGCTGTATCTCAAGAGGCGTTTTGCTCAGCCCCAGGACGTGCTGTACCTCTCCTTAGCCACAATGAAGATCAATACTGAGGAGTACAAGAGTCGCTTAACACACCACGGAGAGTGCTGCAGCTTTGCCTTCAACATCACCCAGCTGCAGCTCAATGACAGCGACGGCTATTACTGTGTATGGGGCGGCTTGGACATAGCAACGGGCATGCTTATGAGCTATGAAAGTAACGGGACACTCATTGTAGTGAAAG AGCCTCGTGTCTCGTGCCCACCAGACTCTGCAAGATCGAAGCTGAACTTTTTCCTGATCTTTGTTGTGATGTCAGCCGGTGCCATCGTGGTGTCTGTGGTcatgtgtgtgctgctgtggcACTGCACAGGG AACAAGAAAAGGTACCAGCTAAATAAAATACCCCAAGCAAGGCTCGAAGCAAACTCCAGGGCTCCAGCCAGCCAGCCTCTCCAG GTACTGAGACCCTCAAGCAAACCCCCAGGGCTCCAGCCAGCCGCTCCAGGTACTGAGACCCTCAAGCAAACCCTCAGGGCTCCAGCCAGCCAGCCGCTCCAGGTACTGAGACCCTCAAGCAAACCCCAGGGCTCCAGCCAGCCAGCCTCTCCAGGTACTGAGACCCTCAAGCAAACCCCCAGGGCTCCAGCCAGCCGCTCCAGGTACTGA